One region of Schistocerca gregaria isolate iqSchGreg1 chromosome 7, iqSchGreg1.2, whole genome shotgun sequence genomic DNA includes:
- the LOC126281545 gene encoding uncharacterized protein LOC126281545 isoform X2 codes for MASKFDTSKQWQARQVARCFVDNTINRVLEDMGLVPLPPGNVPPPPLLEDGTEQSSVDSRGGGHTELEDEAVLMAIHSHGLQRPSTLTQQQRHRQTVPVCSAPTEPVVAEHGDFLDAAVAVAIEKKGLGTLSAATAAATAGAETG; via the exons atggcttcaaaatttgacacatccaagca ATGGCAAGCAAGGCAAGTGGCACGCTGTTTTGTGGACAACACTATAAATCGTGTTCTTGAAGACATGGGCTTGGTACCACTGCCTCCTGGAAATGTTCCTCCTCCACCGCTTCTTGAGGATGGCACAGAGCAAAGTTCAGTCGACAGCAGAGGAGGTGGACATACTGAGCTAGAAGATGAAGCTGTACTGATGGCAATACACAGTCATGGTCTGCAGCGGCCTTCCACATTGACTCAGCAGCAGCGTCACCGCCAGACAGTTCCTGTGTGTTCAGCCCCCACAGAGCCTGTGGTAGCTGAACATGGTGATTTCCTGGATGCAGCAGTGGCTGTTGCCATTGAAAAGAAAGGACTTGGTACTTTATCAGCTGCCACTGCTGCAGCTACTGCCGGTGCTGAAACTGGATGA